CAGGCTGCGCTCTTCGACTGACGGTGATAAACAGTATGCCGTCGTCACGTCtcttccccctccccctccctGGGTGACTCAAGCTCAGCTTCCTCATCGACGTAGACGAACCGCACAACCCTATCATTCCACCCGCCAGTCTGACGGCCTCGTGCGCCTCCCTCCGCACCATGGCATCCGACAACGCTCTGGACAACCCCGACTCCTACACAGTCGCCTGGATCGCTGCTCTTCCCATCGAGCGAGCCGCTGCGGAAGCGATGCTCGATGAGGAACATGCAGCTCCAACTGGTTTCACTAGAAACCAGACTGACACGAACGTTTACACTTGGGGTCGTGTGGGTCAGCATAacattgtcattgtctcTCTTGCCGCTGGAGACTATGGAACTACATCGGCTGCGACCACGGCCTCGAGCCTGCTTGCCTCTCTGCCATCCATCCGTGTTGGCCTTTTTGTCGGCATAGGCGGCGGCATCGCACGACCGGACGAGGACCGCGATATCCGGCTTGGCGACATCGTCGTGAGCCAGCCCGATGGGACATCGGGCGGCGTCTGCCAGTACGACTTGATCAAAGCAAAGTCGGGTGACAAGCGTGAGCGCAAGGGCTTCCTTGGGCGGCCTCCGACGGTGCTCCTAAATGCACTTGCCAAAATCCAAGGCGTTCACGAGCAGAAAGACTCCGAGGTTCCCAGCTTCCTGCaagagatgctggagaagcaCCCGAAGATGGGCAAGAGATCGAAGAAAAATCCTGGCTATGCTCACCAGGGCGTCGACAATGACCGCCTATTCAAAGCTTCATGCGACCACGTACCCGGGCCGGACTGCCGGTGCTGTGATACGGCAGGCGAGGTTCAACGTGATCCTCGAGACGCTACTGACCCCGAGATCCACTACGGGATCATCGCATCAGGCAACAcgcttgtcaaagacgcCGCTGCGCGCGATCGGATTGTTACTGACGTCGGTGAGGATTGCAtctgctttgagatggaagcggcCGGCCTGATGAACCACTTTCCCTGTCTTATGATCCGAGGTATCTGCGACTACGCCGATTCTCACAAGAACGATCGATGGCAACGCTACGCCTCAGCTACTGCCGCTGCGTATGCCAAGGAGCTTCTGGCGTACGTGCCGGCCGCGGAGGTCCAGGAGACCAAGAAGGCACTGGAAGTGCAGGAAGTGCTGGAGGAGCTTCGGTTAGGTTAGTTCTTGTTCGTTCACTAAGGCTAGACTAGCAAATACATGAGACCGAATACTATTCGAATTTGGAATATGTCCTGACTGCGATTAGTTCAACAACAGATCGATGGCGTGCAACAGAACATGAATGCTGCCGGGTCTGACCGTCATACCGAAAAGATCGAGGGTTGGCTTCGTCCCCCAGATCCGTCTACGAACGCCAACCACGCGAGGAAGCTCCGCCATGAGGGGACAGGCGCGTGGCTCCTTGGAAACCCGGTCTTCCAGGAGTGGTGCTCGGGGTCGCGTCGACATTTATGGCTGAATGGGCTCGCGGGGTGTGGAAAGACGGTTCTCAGCACGACTGTACTGGATCATCTCACAAAAGGGAACGACCGTCTTatcctcagcttcttctttgactttAGCGACACGACAAAACAGACCGTGGATAGCATGTTGCGGTCGCTTGCTTTCCAGCTTTACCAAGGCGGGGCTGGTTCTGCAGGTCTTCTTGACGCCTCATTCCAAGCACACCTGGATGGCCGCGATCAACCTGCTACAAAGACGCTCGAGGATGTTGTGTGCAAGATTCTTGCAGTCCAGAAGAAAGGCTCTATTGTTCTGGACGCCTTGGACGAGTCGACAACCAGGGATGAACTTCTCCGGTGGATGAAGGCCGTAGTGTCCAGGCCAGAGCTGGGCGATGTCCAGCTGATTTGCACCGGTCGGCCTGAACACGTGTTCCTGCGCGACATCCCCTCATTGATAAGCCAGGAAAACTGCTTAGCACTTGAGAAGGAGTCCATCAATGTCGATATCCGATCGTATGTCACAGCACAGCTTTCACAACGACAGGATTTTCGGGACAAGCACTTGTCCCCGAATCTCCTCGAGAGGATACGGAGGAAGGTTGGCGACGGGGCCGACGGGATGTGAGATGCTACTGCTTCAATCGATATGCTGATGGTTTGCTGACGCTCTACTAAGGTTCAGGTGGGCGTTCTGTCAATTGGACAGCCTGGCTCGATGTCGTCACGAGGCGGCTATTGAGGACGCTCTCGCATCTTTGCCGCGGAACCTGGAAGAGACATACCGACGCATGATTCAACGCATACCGACGGAGCTCAAAAACGACGCGGTGCGGCTCCTGCAGTTTCTAGTGCATTTGAAGCGACCTCTTAAGCTGGCTGAGGCTAAAGAAGTAATAGCAACACAGATCGAAGACGAGCCACGAGGGTTTGACGACAAGCGTCGACTGTTTTGCGAGACCGACGTTTTAGACTACTGTCCCGGCTTAGTGACAGTCGTACATGCCACTGATAAAGAGCTACATCTTGCCCACTTTTCCGTCAAAGAGTACCTACTCACAGAGAACCAGTTCAAAATTAAGACTGCTAGCATTTCCATCACGACGACGTGCTTGACTTATCTTACGGACATCAATGGTAGCCATGACGAAATCAAGCGGGATTTTCCTATGGCAAGATGCGCGGCGGAAATCTGGACATACCATGCTGCGTTGGCTCAGGCTTCGGATGATATAGTTCGAGCGACAGTAAGGTTCCTGGAAAAGGAAGCGACGTTCCAACGATGGGCTCGATTGTATCAGGCTGATAGGTATTTGGACCACGACCCAGGCCCTCCACGAGGTTCCAGACTCTACTACGCTTGCTTCGATGGACTCGTAGCGCCTGCAAGAGATCTAATCGGCAAGGGAGCAGACATCAACGCGCAGGGCGGCGAGTACGGCAACGCTCTCCAAGCCGCGTCACAGAACGGCCATCAAGAGATTGTCCAACTGCTCTTAGACAAGGGAGCGAACGTCAACACGCAAGGCGGCTACTACGGCAGCGCTCTCCAAGCTGCCTCATATAAAGGCCATCAAGAGGttgtcaagctgctcttggacAATGGAGCAGCCGTCAACGCCCAGGGCGGCTTATACGGTTACGCTCTCCAGGCCGCATCATTTAGTGGCTATCAAGAGATTGTGAAAATGCTCTTAGACAAGGGAGCGAACGTCAACGCCCAGGGCGGCTTGTACGGCAGCGCTCTCCCGGCCGCCTCATATAAAGGCCATGAAGAGATTGTCAAGTTGCTCTTGGGCAATAGAGCAGACGTCAACGCGCAGTACGGCGCTCACGGTAACGCTTTCCAGGCCGCCTCAGAGGGAGGCCATGCAGAGATGGTCGATCTGCTCCAGGCCGCCTCAAAGGGAGGCAATGAAGAGATtatcaagctgctcttggacAACGGAGCAGATGTCAACGCGCAGGGCGGCGAGTATAGCAATGCTCTCCAGACCGCCTCAGAGAGTGGCCATCTAGAAATTGTTAAGCTGCTCTTAGACAATGGAGCGGACGTTAACGCGCAGGGCGGCGAGTACGGCAACGCTCTCCTAGCCGCATCATCCAATGGCCATCGAGAGATTGTTAAGCTGCTCTTGGACAAGGGGGCAGACGTTAACGCGCAAGGCGGCCAGTACGGCAACGCTCTTCTGGCCGCCTCAGAGGAAGGCTATCAAGAGATTGTTAAGCTGCTCTTAGACAAGGGAGTGGAGGTGAACGTCCAGGGCGGTCAGTACGGCAACGCTCTCCAGGCCGCCTCGTGGAATAGCCATCTAGAGATTGTGCAACTGCTCTTGGACAAGGGAGCGGACATCAACGCGCAGGGCGGCCACTTTGGCAACGCTCTCCAGGCCGCCTCGGCGGATGGCTATCAAGAGATTGTGCAACTGCTCTTAGACAAGGGAGCAGACGTGAACGCGCAGGGCGGCCAGTACGGCAACGCTCTCCAGGCCGCATCATGGAATGGCCATCTAGAAATTGTACAACTGCTCTTAGACAAGGGAGCGAACATGGACGCGGAGGGCGGCCAGTATAGCAACGCACTCCTGGCCGCTTCATGGAAAGGCCATCAAGAGATTGTTAAGCTGCTCTTAGACAAGGGAGCGAAGCAATTCCGCAATAGTGCAGCAGAGCTCAACGGGGATCTGGTCCAAACACATGCTGACGTTAAAAAACAAAGGCCCTCCTTTGTCGTATACTCTGTTTAAATCAGGTCAGTCTCCCGGAATTATCGGTCTACATTACATATTATCAGCTGGAAGGGGTCTACTTACAGTTTGGCAATGTTGCGTTGGTGAAAGCAGTCCGCAGGAACAAACGTCTGGATCTTCGGGGCTGACTGTTGAGCCGATTATTTATACTCCAAAGCTGCGTAAATGCTTCGTTAGGTCAGCAGAGTGGTTACGCCGACTTCCTGCACTGGTATGTTGCCTTCTAGATCTGCCGAAGGCCAAAGCCTCACGTAAAGTTTTGAATCCTGGGAGGGGGGTTTCCAACTCTTTTAGAACACAGGCGTGCATACAGCTTATTTGACGGGCATTTTCTGCCGCCACGCTTGCTGGTTGCAATCGGCGGCAGGTCGAAGCGACTACATCTCAGCTCGAATGACAACTGTTCGGGGCCGACCAGACGCTCCATTATTACTATTGGAGAATGGAGCTCAAACACAGTACTCCTCGATTGCGAGCTGCACAACCTTGATTTCTTGGAAGCGATCAAAGCAGGGTATTCTGACGGTAGCCATGTTCATCACCCGCTACACACCTTTGTACCTCGTGGCTGCTCGGCCCGAGAGCTATCACAACTGGCGTATGACCTCTATTGGCAGGTTTTGATACCATTTTCTTCGACGATACTTCTTTTCTTCGAGGATCTTGGCGGCCTCGGCCCAGTCATCGAAGTAATCGCCCGCTGGATTCGACAATCAGCTATCAATCCTACACTGTCCCCTGCTAGGGTCTTAGTCTCGTACGATTGCAAAAATAGAGTACAAGCTGAAAAGTTTACTACGCGACTGCGTGCCAGGA
The genomic region above belongs to Pochonia chlamydosporia 170 chromosome 2, whole genome shotgun sequence and contains:
- a CDS encoding Ankyrin repeat protein (similar to Neosartorya fischeri NRRL 181 XP_001258750.1) gives rise to the protein MASDNALDNPDSYTVAWIAALPIERAAAEAMLDEEHAAPTGFTRNQTDTNVYTWGRVGQHNIVIVSLAAGDYGTTSAATTASSLLASLPSIRVGLFVGIGGGIARPDEDRDIRLGDIVVSQPDGTSGGVCQYDLIKAKSGDKRERKGFLGRPPTVLLNALAKIQGVHEQKDSEVPSFLQEMLEKHPKMGKRSKKNPGYAHQGVDNDRLFKASCDHVPGPDCRCCDTAGEVQRDPRDATDPEIHYGIIASGNTLVKDAAARDRIVTDVGEDCICFEMEAAGLMNHFPCLMIRGICDYADSHKNDRWQRYASATAAAYAKELLAYVPAAEVQETKKALEVQEVLEELRLVQQQIDGVQQNMNAAGSDRHTEKIEGWLRPPDPSTNANHARKLRHEGTGAWLLGNPVFQEWCSGSRRHLWLNGLAGCGKTVLSTTVLDHLTKGNDRLILSFFFDFSDTTKQTVDSMLRSLAFQLYQGGAGSAGLLDASFQAHLDGRDQPATKTLEDVVCKILAVQKKGSIVLDALDESTTRDELLRWMKAVVSRPELGDVQLICTGRPEHVFLRDIPSLISQENCLALEKESINVDIRSYVTAQLSQRQDFRDKHLSPNLLERIRRKVGDGADGMWAFCQLDSLARCRHEAAIEDALASLPRNLEETYRRMIQRIPTELKNDAVRLLQFLVHLKRPLKLAEAKEVIATQIEDEPRGFDDKRRLFCETDVLDYCPGLVTVVHATDKELHLAHFSVKEYLLTENQFKIKTASISITTTCLTYLTDINGSHDEIKRDFPMARCAAEIWTYHAALAQASDDIVRATVRFLEKEATFQRWARLYQADRYLDHDPGPPRGSRLYYACFDGLVAPARDLIGKGADINAQGGEYGNALQAASQNGHQEIVQLLLDKGANVNTQGGYYGSALQAASYKGHQEVVKLLLDNGAAVNAQGGLYGYALQAASFSGYQEIVKMLLDKGANVNAQGGLYGSALPAASYKGHEEIVKLLLGNRADVNAQYGAHGNAFQAASEGGHAEMVDLLQAASKGGNEEIIKLLLDNGADVNAQGGEYSNALQTASESGHLEIVKLLLDNGADVNAQGGEYGNALLAASSNGHREIVKLLLDKGADVNAQGGQYGNALLAASEEGYQEIVKLLLDKGVEVNVQGGQYGNALQAASWNSHLEIVQLLLDKGADINAQGGHFGNALQAASADGYQEIVQLLLDKGADVNAQGGQYGNALQAASWNGHLEIVQLLLDKGANMDAEGGQYSNALLAASWKGHQEIVKLLLDKGAKQFRNSAAELNGDLVQTHADVKKQRPSFVVYSV